One window of Mus caroli chromosome 11, CAROLI_EIJ_v1.1, whole genome shotgun sequence genomic DNA carries:
- the Mrpl27 gene encoding 39S ribosomal protein L27, mitochondrial, translating into MAAAALTLRTRAAVTALLSPTAPTALAVRHASKKTGGSSKNLGGKSRGKHYGIKKMEGHYVHAGNILGTQRQFRWHPGAHVGLGRNKCLYALEEGIVRYTKDVYVPNPKNSEAVDLVTSLPKGAVLYKTFVHVVPAKPEGTFKLVDML; encoded by the exons TGACAGCCCTGCTGAGCCCCACAGCACCCACAGCGCTCGCTGTCAGACACGCATCCAAGAAGACAGGTGGCAGCTCTAAGAACCTTGGTGGGAAATCACGAGGCAAACACTATGGCATCAAGAAAATGGAAG GTCACTATGTTCACGCTGGCAACATCCTTGGCACTCAGCGTCAGTTTAGATGGCACCCGGGCGCCCAT GTGGGCCTTGGGAGGAACAAGTGCCTGTATGCCCTGGAGGAGGGGATAGTCCGCTACACGAAAGACGTCTACGTGCCCAATCCCAAAAACTCGGAGGCTGTGGATCTGGTCACTAGTCTGCCCAAGGGTGCTGTGCTCTACAAGACTTTTGTCCACGTGGTTCCTGCCAAACCTGAGGGAACCTTCAAACTAGTGGACATGCTTTGA